The following proteins are co-located in the Leptodactylus fuscus isolate aLepFus1 chromosome 8, aLepFus1.hap2, whole genome shotgun sequence genome:
- the TRAF7 gene encoding E3 ubiquitin-protein ligase TRAF7 isoform X2 → MTTSKNLRFNHFSAGATNIPPENTNGTRMETTFGPAFTAVTTITKADGTNTFKQHRRTPSSSSTLTFSPRDEDDVMPPISTSRRSDSAISVRSLHSESNMPLRSTFSLHEEEEEPDPLVFAEQPSVKLCCQLCCSVFKDPVITTCGHTFCRRCALTSEKCPVDNAKLTVVVNNIAVAEQIGELFIHCKYGCRPCANGKPTTYEVDPHGCPFTIKLSARKDHEGSCDYRPVRCPNNPSCPPLLKMNLEAHLKECEHIKCPHSKCTFIGNQDTYETHLETCKFEGLKEFLQQTDDRFHEMQVAMTQKDQEIAFLRSMLGKLSEKIDQLEKNLELKFDVLDENQSKLSEDLMEFRRDASMLNDELSHINARLNMGILGSYDPQQIFKCKGTFVGHQGPVWCLCVYSIGDLLFSGSSDKTIKVWDTCTTYKCQKTLEGHDGIVLALCIQGSKLYSGSADCTIIVWDIPTLMKVNTIRAHDNPVCTLVSSHNMLFSGSLKAIKVWDIMGTDLKLKKELTGLNHWVRALVASQNYLYSGSYQTIKIWDIRTLECVHVLQTSGGSVYSIAVTNHHIVCGTYENLIHVWDIESKEQVRTLTGHVGTVYALAVISTPDQTKVFSASYDRSLRVWSMDNMICTQTLLRHQGSVTALAVSRGRLFSGAVDSTVKVWTC, encoded by the exons ACCAGAATGGAAACCACCTTTGGCCCGGCCTTCACAGCGGTGACCACCATCACTAAAG CGGACGGTACAAACACGTTCAAGCAGCACCGCAGGACGCCCTCCTCATCCAGTACCTTAACCTTCTCCCCTCGCGATGAAGATGATGTCATG CCTCCGATTAGCACCTCCCGGCGCTCGGACTCCGCCATATCTGTCCGCTCCCTGCACTCCGAGTCCAACATGCCCTTGCGCTCCACCTTCTCACTCCATGAAGAAGAGGAAGAACCG GACCCTCTGGTGTTTGCGGAGCAGCCCTCGGTGAAGCTTTGCTGTCAGCTGTGTTGCAGTGTTTTTAAAGACCCTGTTATTACCACGTGTGGG CATACGTTCTGCCGGAGGTGCGCCCTAACATCTG AAAAGTGCCCAGTGGATAATGCCAAATTAACGGTGGTGGTGAATAACATCGCCGTCGCCGAACAGATAGGAGAACTTTTTATTCATTGTAAATACGGCTGTCGCCCCTGCGCCAACGGGAAGCCAACGACCTACGAAGTGGACCCTCATGGCTGCCCCTTCACCATTAAACTAAGTGCCAGAAA GGACCATGAAGGCAGCTGTGACTATCGGCCGGTGCGTTGTCCCAATAATCCGAGCTGCCCCCCGCTGCTGAAGATGAACCTGGAAGCCCATCTGAAGGAGTGCGAGCATATAAAGTGTCCTCATTCAAA GTGCACGTTCATCGGGAACCAGGACACCTACGAGACTCATCTGGAGACCTGCAAGTTCGAGGGGCTCAAGGAATTTCTCCAACAGACGGACGACCGGTTCCATGAAATGCAGGTGGCCATGACACAGAAGGACCAGGAGATCGCCTTCCTCCGATCCATGCTGGGAAAACTTTCAGAGAAGATCGACCAGCTGGAGAAGAACCTGGAGCTGAAGTTTG ACGTCTTGGACGAGAACCAGAGTAAGCTGAGCGAAGACTTGATGGAGTTCCGAAGAGACGCGTCCATGCTGAAT GACGAGCTCTCCCACATCAACGCTCGGCTGAACATGGGAATACTTGGCT CCTATGACCCCCAGCAGATATTTAAGTGTAAGGGTACATTCGTGGGGCACCAGGGCCCCGTGTGGTGTCTGTGCGTCTACTCCATAGGAGATctgctgtttagcggctcctcTGACAAAACCATAAAG GTCTGGGACACCTGCACAACCTACAAGTGCCAAAAGACGCTGGAGGGACATGACGGCATCGTGCTGGCTCTGTGTATCCAAGG AAGTAAGCTGTACAGCGGCTCCGCGGACTGCACCATCATA GTTTGGGACATCCCAACGCTCATGAAAGTGAACACCATCCGAGCACATGACAACCCGGTGTGCACCCTCGTGTCCTCACACAACATGCTCTTCAGCGGCTCCCTGAAAGCCATCAAG GTTTGGGACATAATGGGTACGGATCTAAAGCTGAAGAAGGAGTTGACCGGCCTTAACCACTGGGTCCGTGCACTCGTGGCCTCCCAGAACTACTTGTACAGTGGATCCTACCAGACCATAAAG ATATGGGACATCAGAACCCTGGAGTGCGTCCATGTCCTGCAGACGTCTGGAGGAAGCGTTTACTCCATCGCCGTCACCAACCACCACATAGTGTGCGGAACGTATGAGAATCTCATCCAC GTCTGGGACATCGAATCCAAGGAACAAGTCCGTACATTAACCGGTCACGTTGGGACAGTGTATGCTTTAGCCGTCATCTCCACGCCCGACCAAACCAAGGTTTTCAGTGCCTCATACGACAGGTCCTTACGG GTCTGGAGTATGGATAACATGATTTGCACACAGACGTTGCTGAGACATCAGGGCAGTGTCACCGCATTGGCCGTATCCCGAGGACGCTTATTTTCAGGCGCCGTGGACAGTACAGTAAAG GTCTGGACCTGCTAA
- the TRAF7 gene encoding E3 ubiquitin-protein ligase TRAF7 isoform X1 — protein MTTSKNLRFNHFSAGATNIPPENTNGTRMETTFGPAFTAVTTITKADGTNTFKQHRRTPSSSSTLTFSPRDEDDVMPPISTSRRSDSAISVRSLHSESNMPLRSTFSLHEEEEEPDPLVFAEQPSVKLCCQLCCSVFKDPVITTCGHTFCRRCALTSEKCPVDNAKLTVVVNNIAVAEQIGELFIHCKYGCRPCANGKPTTYEVDPHGCPFTIKLSARKDHEGSCDYRPVRCPNNPSCPPLLKMNLEAHLKECEHIKCPHSKYGCTFIGNQDTYETHLETCKFEGLKEFLQQTDDRFHEMQVAMTQKDQEIAFLRSMLGKLSEKIDQLEKNLELKFDVLDENQSKLSEDLMEFRRDASMLNDELSHINARLNMGILGSYDPQQIFKCKGTFVGHQGPVWCLCVYSIGDLLFSGSSDKTIKVWDTCTTYKCQKTLEGHDGIVLALCIQGSKLYSGSADCTIIVWDIPTLMKVNTIRAHDNPVCTLVSSHNMLFSGSLKAIKVWDIMGTDLKLKKELTGLNHWVRALVASQNYLYSGSYQTIKIWDIRTLECVHVLQTSGGSVYSIAVTNHHIVCGTYENLIHVWDIESKEQVRTLTGHVGTVYALAVISTPDQTKVFSASYDRSLRVWSMDNMICTQTLLRHQGSVTALAVSRGRLFSGAVDSTVKVWTC, from the exons ACCAGAATGGAAACCACCTTTGGCCCGGCCTTCACAGCGGTGACCACCATCACTAAAG CGGACGGTACAAACACGTTCAAGCAGCACCGCAGGACGCCCTCCTCATCCAGTACCTTAACCTTCTCCCCTCGCGATGAAGATGATGTCATG CCTCCGATTAGCACCTCCCGGCGCTCGGACTCCGCCATATCTGTCCGCTCCCTGCACTCCGAGTCCAACATGCCCTTGCGCTCCACCTTCTCACTCCATGAAGAAGAGGAAGAACCG GACCCTCTGGTGTTTGCGGAGCAGCCCTCGGTGAAGCTTTGCTGTCAGCTGTGTTGCAGTGTTTTTAAAGACCCTGTTATTACCACGTGTGGG CATACGTTCTGCCGGAGGTGCGCCCTAACATCTG AAAAGTGCCCAGTGGATAATGCCAAATTAACGGTGGTGGTGAATAACATCGCCGTCGCCGAACAGATAGGAGAACTTTTTATTCATTGTAAATACGGCTGTCGCCCCTGCGCCAACGGGAAGCCAACGACCTACGAAGTGGACCCTCATGGCTGCCCCTTCACCATTAAACTAAGTGCCAGAAA GGACCATGAAGGCAGCTGTGACTATCGGCCGGTGCGTTGTCCCAATAATCCGAGCTGCCCCCCGCTGCTGAAGATGAACCTGGAAGCCCATCTGAAGGAGTGCGAGCATATAAAGTGTCCTCATTCAAAGTATGG GTGCACGTTCATCGGGAACCAGGACACCTACGAGACTCATCTGGAGACCTGCAAGTTCGAGGGGCTCAAGGAATTTCTCCAACAGACGGACGACCGGTTCCATGAAATGCAGGTGGCCATGACACAGAAGGACCAGGAGATCGCCTTCCTCCGATCCATGCTGGGAAAACTTTCAGAGAAGATCGACCAGCTGGAGAAGAACCTGGAGCTGAAGTTTG ACGTCTTGGACGAGAACCAGAGTAAGCTGAGCGAAGACTTGATGGAGTTCCGAAGAGACGCGTCCATGCTGAAT GACGAGCTCTCCCACATCAACGCTCGGCTGAACATGGGAATACTTGGCT CCTATGACCCCCAGCAGATATTTAAGTGTAAGGGTACATTCGTGGGGCACCAGGGCCCCGTGTGGTGTCTGTGCGTCTACTCCATAGGAGATctgctgtttagcggctcctcTGACAAAACCATAAAG GTCTGGGACACCTGCACAACCTACAAGTGCCAAAAGACGCTGGAGGGACATGACGGCATCGTGCTGGCTCTGTGTATCCAAGG AAGTAAGCTGTACAGCGGCTCCGCGGACTGCACCATCATA GTTTGGGACATCCCAACGCTCATGAAAGTGAACACCATCCGAGCACATGACAACCCGGTGTGCACCCTCGTGTCCTCACACAACATGCTCTTCAGCGGCTCCCTGAAAGCCATCAAG GTTTGGGACATAATGGGTACGGATCTAAAGCTGAAGAAGGAGTTGACCGGCCTTAACCACTGGGTCCGTGCACTCGTGGCCTCCCAGAACTACTTGTACAGTGGATCCTACCAGACCATAAAG ATATGGGACATCAGAACCCTGGAGTGCGTCCATGTCCTGCAGACGTCTGGAGGAAGCGTTTACTCCATCGCCGTCACCAACCACCACATAGTGTGCGGAACGTATGAGAATCTCATCCAC GTCTGGGACATCGAATCCAAGGAACAAGTCCGTACATTAACCGGTCACGTTGGGACAGTGTATGCTTTAGCCGTCATCTCCACGCCCGACCAAACCAAGGTTTTCAGTGCCTCATACGACAGGTCCTTACGG GTCTGGAGTATGGATAACATGATTTGCACACAGACGTTGCTGAGACATCAGGGCAGTGTCACCGCATTGGCCGTATCCCGAGGACGCTTATTTTCAGGCGCCGTGGACAGTACAGTAAAG GTCTGGACCTGCTAA